The Dongia rigui genome includes the window CCAGCAAGGCGGTACGAATGGTGAGCGACTTCATGAGCGTGACCTCAGGGACGAAAGAATGAATGCTCAGGGGGATTTACCACTAAATATCTAAGGTTCTGTTAAATACATGGGTTTCGTTCAGTTCAAATCAGGACAGCAGACCCAAAAGTGCCACATAACCTCCATATCTTGGCGGCCCTCACATCGACACCGCGTTAACCGCCCAGGGCTGCCATGACGACGAAGATACTGAACGGCACGAAGATCACGGCGCAGATGATGCCGCCACCTTTACCGCTGGCCTGGGTGCCGCTGGCCAACGCCACCGGCACGGTCGACGCCCTGCATCACGCGCATTACCGCGCCATCTGGCAAAGTCGGGGAATTTTCGATCGTCTGATGATCGTGGCGCTGCTGGCCCTGTGGCCGGTCTTCACGCTGGTGCGCATCATCCTCGCGACCGTTCCCCATGCCGGCATGGCACGGGCGGCAAGCGGCAAGGGCATCCTGCGCCAGGCCTGGGAGCAACTGGTGCTGGCGGCACGGTTCGGCTTTCGGCCGGACTATTACTACAAGCTGGAACTCTATCTGCCGCAATGCTATGCGCGCGCCGCCGGCTATGTGCATCGCTTTGCGACCAAGGACACGCTCTATCGTCTGTTGAAACCGCCTGCTGGCACAACGACCCCGCTCAGCGACAAAGTCGGCTTTGCCCAATATGCCGCCAGCAAGGGCATCAAGGTGGCCCCGGTGATTGCGGCCTTTGCGAAGGGTCGCATCGTCGGCACCAGCCGCGACCTGCCGCCCAAAGATCTGTTCATCAAGCGCACGCGCGGGCGGGGTGGCAGCCGGGCCGAACTATGGCGCTATGCCGATGGCCGCTATCGGCACCAGGATGGGTTGGAATGCGACGCGGCGGGCCTGCTGTCGCGTCTTTCGACACTGTCAAAGCGCGAACCCTATCTGGTGCAGGAGCGCTTGGTGAACGACCCGGCCTTGCGCGACCTCGCCCAGGATGCCTTGGCCACCGTGCGCGTCGTGACGGCGATCAACGAGGAGGGTGCC containing:
- a CDS encoding sugar-transfer associated ATP-grasp domain-containing protein produces the protein MTTKILNGTKITAQMMPPPLPLAWVPLANATGTVDALHHAHYRAIWQSRGIFDRLMIVALLALWPVFTLVRIILATVPHAGMARAASGKGILRQAWEQLVLAARFGFRPDYYYKLELYLPQCYARAAGYVHRFATKDTLYRLLKPPAGTTTPLSDKVGFAQYAASKGIKVAPVIAAFAKGRIVGTSRDLPPKDLFIKRTRGRGGSRAELWRYADGRYRHQDGLECDAAGLLSRLSTLSKREPYLVQERLVNDPALRDLAQDALATVRVVTAINEEGAAEAIRAVFRMPSRKGSIVDNYHAGGIAAAVDLTTGRLGAATDKGFLKSVGWVDRHPVSGALIKDRVLPHWPEMLALVLDAHQAFADRAIIGWDVALTDQGLVIIEGNAASDTDIIQRCHRAPLSETRYPDLMYWHIMRAGRLDQP